The following coding sequences are from one Chelonoidis abingdonii isolate Lonesome George chromosome 4, CheloAbing_2.0, whole genome shotgun sequence window:
- the RIOX1 gene encoding ribosomal oxygenase 1, with translation MEGARVSALWVYRSAAGPGLSVSLRSRRIKKRPRQSKRGVSGDCPAPAGLGKAEQPGAPQPSGGAAAGPEKGKHPRVPHPGQGAAAGPGKWEQSGAPHPGRGAAVGPGKAENPGAPHPGRGAEGGKLGRSRKGKQRDGYVDPMQSQTSGLQDIPRPQLAGLAPVGAGRGASSLGSQELITGPSLHDLLQELGRVQHSRHRAAKLFEWLIAPISPQQFFEQSWENKPLLIRRYNPAYYQGLFSTVTFDAILRDNDVQFGVNLDVTSYVDGTRETHNPVGRALPAVVWDFYRNGCSLRMLNPQAFSATIWHFLSILQEQFGSMAGANTYLTPAGTQGFAPHYDDIEAFVIQLEGKKHWRVYGPRDNTEVLPQFSSCNFAQEEIGEPILETILEAGDLLYFPRGFIHQGDCLPDAHSLHITVSSYQRNSWGDLLEKLLPAALQMAIEEDVEYRQGLPIDYLEYMGVVNSDVVDSRRGAFRERVQNLIKKLVDYAPIDAAVDQKAKLFLHDCLPPMLTEHERALSIHGLPARWEDGDVRDTDIPIKKGIQVRLLRHGIIRLCNEGNGVLLYYTTENSRVYHKEEPKYLEIDPEFTDGIEFLLSSYPEYVCVETLPCDTLDDKISLATFLFEKGLLITKKPLVPM, from the coding sequence ATGGAGGGCGCACGTgtttccgcgctctgggtctatCGCTCCGCGGCGGGCCCCGGGCTCTCGGTCTCCCTGCGGAGCAGGCGCATAAAGAAGCGGCCCAGGCAGAGCAAGAGGGGGGTGTCCGGGGATTGTCCCGCTCCAGCGGGGCTCGGGAAGGCggagcagcccggagccccccagcccagcggAGGCGCAGCAGCAGGGCCCGAGAAGGGGAAGCATCCCAGAGTCCCCCACCCCGGCCAGGGCGCAGCAGCGGGGCCCGGGAAGTGGGAGCAGTCCGGAGCCCCCCACCCCGGCCGGGGCGCAGCAGTAGGGCCCGGGAAGGCGGAGAATCCCGGAGCCCCCCACCCCGGCCGGGGCGCAGAAGGAGGGAAGCTGGGAAGGAGCCggaaggggaagcagagagacGGGTACGTGGACCCCATGCAAAGCCAAACTTCTGGGCTGCAGGATATCCCCAGGCCGCAGCTGGCAGGGCTGGCACCggtgggagcaggaaggggggccagcagcctggggtcccaggagcTCATCACCGGCCCCTCTCTGCATGACcttctccaggagctgggtcGGGTCCAGCACAGCAGGCACCGGGCAGCCAAGCTGTTTGAGTGGCTGATTGCGCCCATCTCCCCACAGCAGTTCTttgagcagagctgggaaaataAACCCCTCCTCATTCGGAGATACAACCCAGCATACTACCAGGGGCTCTTCTCCACTGTCACCTTCGATGCAATCCTGCGGGACAATGATGTCCAGTTTGGGGTAAACTTGGATGTAACAAGCTATGTGGATGGGACGAGGGAAACCCACAATCCTGTTGGCAGGGCGCTGCCTGCTGTTGTATGGGATTTCTACAGGAATGGCTGTTCCCTGCGGATGCTGAACCCGCAAGCCTTCTCTGCCACTATTTGGCACTTCCTCTCCATCCTACAGGAGCAGTTTGGGAGCATGGCTGGAGCAAACACATATCTGACACCCGCAGGCACACAGGGCTTTGCTCCACACTACGATGACATTGAAGCTTTTGTGATCCAGCTTGAAGGAAAGAAGCACTGGCGGGTTTATGGTCCTAGGGATAATACAGAGGTGTTGCCTCAGTTCTCAAGCTGTAACTTTGCTCAGGAGGAGATTGGAGAGCCCATTCTGGAGACAATACTTGAAGCTGGGGACCTGCTTTATTTCCCCCGTGGATTTATCCATCAGGGGGACTGTCTTCCTGATGCACACTCACTCCACATAACTGTTTCTTCATACCAGAGGAACTCCTGGGGAGATCTGCTGGAGAAACTCCTACCAGCAGCCTTGCAGATGGCCATAGAAGAGGACGTGGAGTACAGGCAAGGGCTCCCTATAGATTACTTAGAATATATGGGGGTCGTGAACTCAGATGTGGTTGATTCTCGCCGAGGTGCCTTTAGAGAGAGAGTACAGAATTTGATAAAGAAACTGGTGGACTATGCACCAATTGATGCTGCAGTGGATCAGAAAGCTAAGTTGTTTCTTCACGACTGCCTCCCTCCCATGCTAACTGAACATGAAAGGGCACTGAGTATACATGGTCTTCCAGCCAGGTGGGAAGATGGAGATGTTCGTGATACTGATATACCGATAAAGAAAGGGATTCAGGTGCGGCTGCTCCGTCACGGCATCATTAGGTTGTGTAATGAAGGAAATGGTGTGCTGCTCTATTACACAACAGAAAACTCAAGAGTGTACCACAAGGAGGAGCCCAAGTACTTGGAGATAGATCCTGAGTTTACAGATGGTATTGAATTTCTGCTTTCTTCGTATCCAGAATATGTCTGTGTGGAGACCCTTCCATGTGATACCTTGGATGATAAGATCTCCTTAGCTACCTTCTTGTTTGAAAAGGGCCTGCTGATTACCAAGAAACCTCTGGTGCCTATGTAA